Below is a genomic region from Vanessa tameamea isolate UH-Manoa-2023 chromosome 14, ilVanTame1 primary haplotype, whole genome shotgun sequence.
taaattaaaaagtttgttattaattttttttaataaatttgggTTATATggacaattataaaaagtagtttaaataaatctgtaaaatatatttaaatattattgtccaatatttatttatttatattttagtagttattttaattagtttattttaattccttaaaaatattgttacctagcttataatatgaaaactttAGGATACTTGTCATAAATGGAATGAGCACTAATTTGCATTGCGAATAATGTATAAGGAACTAGATCTTGTAgtacatatttcaataatacacACCATTGTTGTACTTGtggaaaaataactttaaaagtaaacaaaatcaaaatattctgtattcaagtaggatcgcaaaagcacttttgaatcatcatgttacactgttttgaattaaatttaaagctaccatgAGTTCAGAAAGTAGATACTACctagaagaactggcaagaaactcagtagttactcttttctgccattttaattacagagtatgtcagtaaataacaattagtttttatatatcctgccaataaatactaagtccatttattcattgtattcgttttatccatggatattattcaaaaattttttaaattcaatttttttatttattcaatctaTTATGTACACacggtacaatttttttttttagctagTAAATATGATCtgtaaaatttttatgtaattaaattgatatatcttctaacataattgttttcttaataGGTAAAAGTGGAAGGGGAAGGATTCCAGATTCATCTAAACTTTCTACACCTATGAGAAAGGTAAAGAACATCtactttttaatatgaatacaatgaaatctgaattttttattaattctctcattttacttattttcagtttaaagaaaaaacaaactacAAGGTACATATCTTGCTTCAAGGGTCAAAAACTCCTGTTCAAACTAATGAGAATGCTTCAACGCCTTCCACTAGTCGAGCTGGCTCTGAACCTTTAGAGGTGACTGAAAAAAcggaagaaaataaaaatgaacagaCTGAAAAACAACAGTCAGTTTCGACATTGAATACACCAACAATGTCTAGTTCTGGGATATATGCTTGTCATGCATGTCAATTTACAACAACTCgtctaaatgttttaattttacataacaaaAGTCATAGTGTTACATTTTCTTCATATACACCATCTCCAGttagaaagaaaaatacaaaacaaccTAATTCTACACCTCTTGCGAGCAaaacacataaacaaaaaaagccACGCCAAGAGGCAAAACCAGAAAAAGAATCGAAAAAATCCCCTAGTAATAAGCGCGCTGCAGAATCTGACTCTACTCctgatgtaaaaaaacttaaaactgaTGAGGAAATTAAGAGCAGTCTTTTAGCTGATTgggatgatggtgatgatgattcCACAGATGAATCTGCTATGGTAACAGCAGGATCTCCAGAAGTTCCCATAGCAGCAGAATCTCCAGCAGTACCAACACCAGCAGAATTACCAAGTGCTCAAGTCCCTGTAGAAGTAGTGTTACCAATCGAGAAAAAGTCTGATGATGTATCTGGATCAGAGAAGCCAGAATCATCAAGTGATTCAAAATATGAGTTCTGTGAGGATGAAGACTGGCCAATCGAAGCCGATATCGGCAGAAAAATACCTCGTATAAAAAACCCATCAAAACGAAAGGGGGAAACTAAAAGCGTTAGTGTTGATGAAGATGAAATGGCAAGAGAAGTTGCTGAATTACTCAATAAAACTACTCTTCCTGAGCTACCATCGGCGCCTGAGCCTCTAAAAGTCGAGGAAAATTTTCCGGAACCTTCGATCGTCAAGTCCCCAGATAAAATACAAGAGAATTTACAAGAACAAAATgcacacgaaaaaaaaaatttaaatgatccaTTACCtccaaaaacaatatttaaaacgaagACTTTTTTTCGGAGTCGTCACTCTAGAAGTCAAGATGCAATAGGTAAATATGTAGCAGAACAACTAAATGCCGCGGAGAGAATGGATATTACAGACAATGAAATGAATGGTGCTGAAGTAATTTCTTCTCCTGAAATCAGAATTTCACCTTCAGTAGACAATGTTAAAGTTGCCCGTCTAGCACCAAAaatacaacttaaaaaaatgaaagctGAGGCAGCACAATTACGAGAATTAGAAAAGTTTAATGTGGATAAATCAAAAGATGATTTGATTACTACTTTTACCTTGACAGATTTTTCTGAAAATGTGACTGGCAATGTTACAGAACGTAATGTCGAGATTCTAAATTCGGAAAATGATACCAAAAGCGATGTTAACTGCATAAGTAAACATGTTGAAAACAATGATAAAGATTGTATAAATTCTGATCTTGAATCTATAAATGAAATAGATAAAACAGAGGAAAAAATTATCGATCATAATACTATTGAAGatcttaaaaaagaaattaacaaTGACAAAAAAGATACTTTACTGGAAACCATATCGGAAAGTTCAAATAAGAAGGATATTGaaccaattataaaatttccagATAGTAATGTTCAAAAACCTTATGAACCTTTTATGAACGAATCAACCGCATCTGCCGTTGATGCATTATTAAGTGTTTCTCGAGAAGCTGATAGAGTAACGAAGGTAATAAGTGATGATCCTCCTGAAGATTTATTTGAAGATGATATAAAAGACaatcatatttcaaataatgtaaATGGTTACAATGAAATAGATTACAAAGGCGATAAAATAGATGAACAGCATGAGGAATTACATAATTCATCTAATATAGAAGATAAAAATCGCCGAACCGAAAATATAACCATTCAGTCACAACAAGAAATTGTAGGTAAAGTATCGAAAAGTGTACAAGATGAAGTTGATATTTCGGAGCCTTCAAACATTAAAAGTGTGGAGATcgaaaaaaatactactaatGAAGTTGAGATTAGTGAATTACTATCTAACCATGATTGCAACTTAGAAGTTGAATCAAATGAAACTAGTAACACTTTCCCTATTGAAAATACCCCATCTGAATCCGATTTACAAGTAGCAGAAGCTCTTATAAATTTACCAACAACAACTCTGAATAAAGTGCCAATTAAAAGTCATAATGAAGATGGAACCCTAGACACATCATTAAAAGATAGCCCCATTCATAATAAAGAAGAGTTAAATTTGCAGAAAGATGATACTGTTGCTATAGCTGACATAAGTAATTCTGCGAATATAGTAGTTCCACCAGCAGCTCTCATTGcttcaaataatgaaaatattaattcacgTTTTGAGACAGAACAAGAAAAATGTGAAAACTTAAATGCAGCACAATCATTAGTGCAGATGTCTGAAACGATTGACCACAATATTAAAATTCCCGACATAGATTTACCAAAAAAAGTAAGTGTGAAAGTCAACGAGGATGAATTAAAAGTAAGCACTTTAGATgtagaacaaaataattcaacaaatGATTGCAAATTAGATCTTGTGACAGCTCGTAAAACTCcagaattagaaaataattcatCAAAACTATTGAGAATCTTAGAGGAACCATGCTTACCTAAATTAACTACAGCGAAAAAAACCATTACGAAACAAATTATTGTTCCTGGAAAagaaaaaattttgaatttcgatgTCGGAAAGTCGCCTATAAAAGCCAAACCAGAATCtcctaaacaaaaaataattatacgccGTACTACACCTAATAAAaacctattaaataatattactgaagTTACTAcacctgataaaattatattatctcgTTCGAACAAGACTACACAAGATGGATCTTCGGTCCAAACATATACAATTCAAACAACAACAGATTCACAAACTGTTGGagatacaaatacaattataattcaacCGAAAATCCGTAAAATAACGAAGCCGGTATCGAAATTGCAGAAAATAAAACCTCATCAAAATTCACTTGTAAGTGAAAATAAAACCGTGCAGATAACCAAGAGTAAAGAAGAAGCTTTGTTTGATATAAATTCGATGCCTATAGTAATTTCTGACGATATTTTAACCCCGGAAAATATCGAGAAAATGCCAATAGTGATGTCAGACGGTAATATAATCACAAATTCAAGTAATCCGCCTAAACTTGTAAAAACGAAACCAACAGTAGTTGAAAATGAGAAACTTCCTATTAGTACAGTGACACCGAAAGCTGAAATCAAAACATTACTTATGAATCCAAATAATGAAGTTACTAAAGTTACAACTCCCAATATCCtttcaaaatcatcaaaattgAGAGGTGCCAAGCCAATGTTAGTGATTGATAAAACAACaggtaaacaaaaaattattatgacaaaATCTGAACCTtcaataaaagaaattaaacaaCCCCAAACATTGATACAACCAGTCCCTCAAAATACTCCAAAAACAGAAAAGTTTATAATCTTGCCAACGCCGAGTTCTCCTCGTCCAAGTAGAAcacaaaaaattgtaattgatcCACAAACTGGAAAAGCTCACGTACTTGTTGGAAAAGGACCAGACACTCCCACAACTATAGCTGAAAATAAACCTGTTTCCGCAAAACTTGTACCATCTATTTCAGGTGCTAATACTCCTGGAAATACTGTAATGATTATAACAAATGCTGAAGGAGCTCAGTCAAGAATAGTTTTAACACCAGAACATGAAAAAATTTTGTTTCCCAACAAACAACCAAATTTATCACAACTTAAAACGTTTACACATCGGATTACATCGAATTCTGGATCAGTTCAAAAATCTTTAGTTTCAACAGGGGCGTCTACAAAAACACAAACACGAATTGTACCCAAACAAAAAAGCGCTATTATAACTTCTAAAGGGCAACTAATAGTAGGGGGACGTATTGCTACAACATCACAAAACATAGCTCCTCTTCCAGAAATAAGGCCAGCACCGAAACGAATATTATCAACAGAACCCAAAAAACTTGTTCAAGCTATACAAAAGAATTCATCAGaacctttgatatttttaaaacaaaaatctggTGCAGTAATGCAGTTAACTGCAGCGCAATTTGAACATTTACAAAGAACTGGTCAAATAATACAGAAAACACCAACACCACcccaagaaaataaaataatagttcaaAAGTCTATTACTATATCTCCTACAGAAACAGTCGTTCCGACATTACAAAAGCAGAGAGTGAGAAAGCAAATAAGCGAATCTCCAACGccatcaaaaaaaattaagcatgaGATAGCTATTGCGCCCGCACCAATATCAACAATGCCAGCGCTCGCTCCGTTTTCTAATACAACAGCACCTCCTCAGGTTCCTAACGTTTCCAGTACAACAAATAATGCGTCCGCCTCCACCTTTTCTGATTTAGATAATTTTGAAGAGCTCTTACCATCGACGGCAATTGCTAGACAAGAATCATTGTTAGCACAACCAGAGCTTTCGGCACAGCCTTCTCCTGCTCCTCTTTCTGATGGACAATTGCTGGCAGTACCTGGAGAACACTTTGGAGGACCTACAGGATCGTTTTATCTATGTGTAGAGGAAAATGGAACATTTACAGTTATAGACAATCGGCCGTTAGTTCTTGAAAATAGTCAGCTTGTACCTATGGCTGAACCATTACCAGTAATTGCTCCTCAACCAGAACGTAGAGATATTTTAGAAGCAGCTTTGGCTAACAGTGATGTTTTTCACGCAGAAACTACACGGGATGATGCACCCGACTTTAGAGACCTAAATGCCAATGTTTCAGTTCATTGTCGTGTGTCAGAAACTAGCACAACACTCCACCAACCAATAATGACACCTGTTGAAGTTCCAACAAAAGGTGACAGTGAACCAACGGTGCCTTCTAATTTGGAAGATGGATTAGCTGTTATTGGTGTTACTCCTCAAACCGTACCAACGTCTTTGGAATTACCGATTACAGTTACTGATCCTCGGATAGCGCCGAAGACTACAGATCCACTGAGCAATAATAACTATGGAACATCCTTATTAACCTCACCAAATACAGAAATGACATTTACCACAACAGAAGAGACAGATGTCCATGCGGTTGGTCCAATTTCTATGCCTCTACTTACAGACGAAGAGGCCGGCGGAAAATCAATGCCAATTTTAACAGATGATGTTGCTGACAGAACTGTTTCATCCGTAGAATCTACTATAGGTTCCCCCTCGTCAATTGATGTGCGAGAGTCTGAGAATGAGGACAGCGGACAGTGGTCTCGACGACTACTTACGCCTTGTTCTGATACATCTGAAACTTCTGCTGAAATACCCTTACAACCTAACATGCAATTATCTGTAAGTGATTTATCTGAAAACAGctaagtatattatttcaaaaagtttaatttttttttaaataatatctcacgataaatatttattagtaatttaccCTTTTATGataactgttaaaaaaaacGTGCAATAGATTAAGTTTTGACAGTTATGTTATCAATAGGTTTGAAAATTGTACAATTATGTACACAaatttattgtgatttattattttttattaaaaatataataaagttactgAAAGCTAATAGAAATTATACTGACGTTCAGAACGTACGTGTGTAGGTGACAGTGTAAATAATAGAGTGTGAACTGAACTTCTAAGGATGCTGTGCTGAACTATATCTGAATTTTTCATTCaaacaaatatcataatatgCAATACTGCATAGCAAATAGGATAAGGATTatgattgtaaatttaaattgaattatgtaTTGTTGGATCCgatgtgtaatatattaaaagttaggtatattataatatttttataacatttagtaatcttttgaataaaatattaattaggtaCAATTCACAAAATTTGTACATGATTAATTCGTGCTATTTGAGTTGTGTATGagcaatttatgttattttcagTTTTTGGAAACTGTCAATCATAAACATTAGTTTACGCCTTTTGGTGATAAGCTAAGTGTAAAATGAATGTAATACTATATGTTAGAGTTTAAAGTTAAGTACAATACTTGTTGAAATAACTTCCATGTTTATGTCAAAGGcacatatttgtttgtttgagtGATCTACGTCAGAATCTAGATCAAACTATAAAAATGGAGTCTAGTAATATACTTTTGTGTAGTCtaaggttttaataaataaactttattcaaatttatcttttattttattaattatcttaaaattaaatcttcaaataaatattcattaaaaagtttgataaaaatgtgtttactcTGACTTTCTGacttaaaatattgcaaaacgaaatagaattcaataaaattgcTTTGTTGTACAGGtgcttgtatttaaaaaaaaaacacgatcaTTTAAACTTACTAGTAAAATCTACATACTTATTAGTAAGTGATTATTCGactaaattatcatttaagatATTCtaactttctttttatttataaattcgtaaCATGTTAATACAATTGCTAATAatggttataaattaaattgacggTAACTTAGCCTACaatactttcaataaaatacgCAATTTCTTAATACGATATGACAACCTCTTTatagtcttattatttttaaaaggaccatttaaaaaaagtagatttattatgattacatCATTAaggatatattacaatatttataagaaactatCTACATCAATTATATAAGGCAAAAAGTGATTTTACAGTTATCGAGGCTCGGAGTAAAAAAACTGCTTAATAAAATATCcgtgaaatgattttttttaaatctataaaaataacatagtacttttttataacatattttatctgtatttggcGGGAACAGTTAATATGATGCAATTTTTTTGCGAATTTATTTTGGTTATTGTAAAGCTTGTCTCGTAGTGTTGGGTAAGAAGAGACACATCAGGCCGCCGCCAGCGAGCAGCACGGCGACGATGAACGTCGGA
It encodes:
- the LOC113398531 gene encoding uncharacterized protein LOC113398531; protein product: MSEQTEINYLDGDIVWVKLGSCWWPGEVVGSEKLPPDVLPSFRKPPIAVVKFFQEDTYEYVKSLSSIFKYNCSRKNEFINKGLYMYRTKHGHMEKFPEDVIRAETAVGGDIKILTRDEFQETKKESYAGLFGEPSKKSPGSIKKGKSGRGRIPDSSKLSTPMRKFKEKTNYKVHILLQGSKTPVQTNENASTPSTSRAGSEPLEVTEKTEENKNEQTEKQQSVSTLNTPTMSSSGIYACHACQFTTTRLNVLILHNKSHSVTFSSYTPSPVRKKNTKQPNSTPLASKTHKQKKPRQEAKPEKESKKSPSNKRAAESDSTPDVKKLKTDEEIKSSLLADWDDGDDDSTDESAMVTAGSPEVPIAAESPAVPTPAELPSAQVPVEVVLPIEKKSDDVSGSEKPESSSDSKYEFCEDEDWPIEADIGRKIPRIKNPSKRKGETKSVSVDEDEMAREVAELLNKTTLPELPSAPEPLKVEENFPEPSIVKSPDKIQENLQEQNAHEKKNLNDPLPPKTIFKTKTFFRSRHSRSQDAIGKYVAEQLNAAERMDITDNEMNGAEVISSPEIRISPSVDNVKVARLAPKIQLKKMKAEAAQLRELEKFNVDKSKDDLITTFTLTDFSENVTGNVTERNVEILNSENDTKSDVNCISKHVENNDKDCINSDLESINEIDKTEEKIIDHNTIEDLKKEINNDKKDTLLETISESSNKKDIEPIIKFPDSNVQKPYEPFMNESTASAVDALLSVSREADRVTKVISDDPPEDLFEDDIKDNHISNNVNGYNEIDYKGDKIDEQHEELHNSSNIEDKNRRTENITIQSQQEIVGKVSKSVQDEVDISEPSNIKSVEIEKNTTNEVEISELLSNHDCNLEVESNETSNTFPIENTPSESDLQVAEALINLPTTTLNKVPIKSHNEDGTLDTSLKDSPIHNKEELNLQKDDTVAIADISNSANIVVPPAALIASNNENINSRFETEQEKCENLNAAQSLVQMSETIDHNIKIPDIDLPKKVSVKVNEDELKVSTLDVEQNNSTNDCKLDLVTARKTPELENNSSKLLRILEEPCLPKLTTAKKTITKQIIVPGKEKILNFDVGKSPIKAKPESPKQKIIIRRTTPNKNLLNNITEVTTPDKIILSRSNKTTQDGSSVQTYTIQTTTDSQTVGDTNTIIIQPKIRKITKPVSKLQKIKPHQNSLVSENKTVQITKSKEEALFDINSMPIVISDDILTPENIEKMPIVMSDGNIITNSSNPPKLVKTKPTVVENEKLPISTVTPKAEIKTLLMNPNNEVTKVTTPNILSKSSKLRGAKPMLVIDKTTGKQKIIMTKSEPSIKEIKQPQTLIQPVPQNTPKTEKFIILPTPSSPRPSRTQKIVIDPQTGKAHVLVGKGPDTPTTIAENKPVSAKLVPSISGANTPGNTVMIITNAEGAQSRIVLTPEHEKILFPNKQPNLSQLKTFTHRITSNSGSVQKSLVSTGASTKTQTRIVPKQKSAIITSKGQLIVGGRIATTSQNIAPLPEIRPAPKRILSTEPKKLVQAIQKNSSEPLIFLKQKSGAVMQLTAAQFEHLQRTGQIIQKTPTPPQENKIIVQKSITISPTETVVPTLQKQRVRKQISESPTPSKKIKHEIAIAPAPISTMPALAPFSNTTAPPQVPNVSSTTNNASASTFSDLDNFEELLPSTAIARQESLLAQPELSAQPSPAPLSDGQLLAVPGEHFGGPTGSFYLCVEENGTFTVIDNRPLVLENSQLVPMAEPLPVIAPQPERRDILEAALANSDVFHAETTRDDAPDFRDLNANVSVHCRVSETSTTLHQPIMTPVEVPTKGDSEPTVPSNLEDGLAVIGVTPQTVPTSLELPITVTDPRIAPKTTDPLSNNNYGTSLLTSPNTEMTFTTTEETDVHAVGPISMPLLTDEEAGGKSMPILTDDVADRTVSSVESTIGSPSSIDVRESENEDSGQWSRRLLTPCSDTSETSAEIPLQPNMQLSVSDLSENS